The DNA window AAACAAGCTTGATACGATTAACATCTTTAACGTACCAGATCTTAGCAAATACACTAAAATTTTGCTCGTCGATGACATTATCGATAGTGGCGAGAGCATGGTCGAGATAAAAAGAGAGCTGCTTAAGCGTTATCCAAATTTAGATATCAAAATAGCGACCGTCTTTTACAAAGAGAAGGCTCTACTTTTGCCAGAATTTAAGGTAAAAGAGGCTCACGATTGGATCGAGTTTTTTTGGGATATACATATTTAAGGAAAATTTTTGCTAGATAAATTTAGAGAATTTGTTGGACATCACGTCGCTTTTAGCGTATTTTTAATATGTTTGATCGATTGTATATTTTTACTTTATACGGCAAATTCTCTTAGCATAAGTTACAGTGAAGCTGAAATTTTTTTTAATAAACAAAATTTTCTTAGCCATGTTTTAAACTTAAGTGTTCAAATTTTTGGTCAAACAGATCTTGCTCTAAGATCTGTGATGATTGCATTTCATATTCTAAGCGTTATTTTAATGTATAAGATAAGCAAATTTTACATTAAATTAGAGTTTGACAGACTTATTGCGGTATTGCTTTTTATCTTACTTCCTGGCACGCTAGCTTCAGCTCTTATCGTCAATAATGCTGGGCTTTGCGTTATGCTGGCGCTCCTATGTATATACTTTTTCCATATTAAAAATAAAATTTTATTTGTAACATTTTTTTGTCTTGCTTTTTTTATAGATGGCGATTTTTTGATATTTTACGCAGGATTTTTTATATTTTCACTTTATAAAAGAAGGCCTCCGCTTGCTTGGCTAAGTGCTATTTTATTTTTGCTAACACTTTACTTTTTTGGCTTTGATACAAATGGTAGGCCAAGTGGGCACTTTA is part of the Campylobacter concisus genome and encodes:
- a CDS encoding glycosyltransferase family 39 protein; this encodes MLDKFREFVGHHVAFSVFLICLIDCIFLLYTANSLSISYSEAEIFFNKQNFLSHVLNLSVQIFGQTDLALRSVMIAFHILSVILMYKISKFYIKLEFDRLIAVLLFILLPGTLASALIVNNAGLCVMLALLCIYFFHIKNKILFVTFFCLAFFIDGDFLIFYAGFFIFSLYKRRPPLAWLSAILFLLTLYFFGFDTNGRPSGHFIDTFGIFAAVFSPFIFIFFVYTIYRIWVKEKKDLLWFIAICSFCFCMIVSVRQRLELEQFLPFCVIATPLMVRVFFNSYRVRLPKFRKGYKICTTLVMLFLALNWSMIVFNQIFYLFLDNPTKHFVYKFDVVKELAAKLKEAEIKDLYTDNKKLALRLKFYGIDIRDESKNLLVSADLDGKSKFCIEKMGKVIANFDARGR
- a CDS encoding phosphoribosyltransferase encodes the protein MIFYSYDEFAVDTKKMAKQIKDEFDPEVILAVARGGLTLGHSLAVALENRNLFTLNSIHYEDTNKLDTINIFNVPDLSKYTKILLVDDIIDSGESMVEIKRELLKRYPNLDIKIATVFYKEKALLLPEFKVKEAHDWIEFFWDIHI